From the genome of Fusobacterium varium, one region includes:
- a CDS encoding Putative TrmH family tRNA/rRNA methyltransferase, producing MERIIGVNPVIEVLQNKEKNIEKLEMFKGNKDEKLNKIKKLASERNIKIFYTDKKIENSQGVAVYISEYDYYVEFGEFLEKIAPMEKSIVLILDEIQDPRNFGALIRSAEVFGVKGIIIPERNAVRINETVVKTSTGAIEYVDIVKVTNISEALLKLKKLDYWVYGAEGEGSKDYSKEKYPSRTALVLGSEGNGIRKKVKENCDVLIKIPMHGKINSLNVSVAGGIILSEIVKSF from the coding sequence ATGGAGAGAATCATAGGAGTTAATCCTGTAATAGAAGTGCTACAGAACAAAGAAAAAAATATTGAAAAATTAGAGATGTTCAAAGGAAATAAAGACGAAAAGCTTAACAAAATAAAAAAACTTGCATCTGAAAGAAATATCAAAATATTCTATACAGATAAAAAAATAGAAAATTCACAAGGTGTAGCTGTATATATAAGTGAATATGATTATTATGTAGAATTTGGAGAATTTTTAGAGAAAATAGCTCCAATGGAAAAATCTATTGTCCTCATTTTAGATGAAATACAAGATCCTAGAAACTTTGGAGCTTTAATAAGAAGTGCAGAAGTCTTTGGAGTAAAGGGAATAATAATTCCAGAAAGGAATGCAGTGAGAATAAATGAAACAGTAGTGAAAACTTCTACAGGAGCAATAGAATATGTAGACATAGTTAAAGTAACAAATATTTCAGAAGCTTTGTTAAAATTGAAAAAGTTAGATTATTGGGTATATGGAGCAGAGGGAGAAGGAAGCAAGGATTATTCAAAGGAGAAATATCCTAGCAGAACGGCTCTTGTACTAGGGAGTGAAGGCAACGGAATAAGAAAAAAAGTAAAAGAGAACTGTGATGTCCTAATAAAAATACCTATGCATGGAAAGATAAACTCTTTAAATGTATCAGTGGCTGGAGGAATAATTCTTTCTGAAATAGTAAAATCATTCTAA